A window of Daucus carota subsp. sativus chromosome 2, DH1 v3.0, whole genome shotgun sequence genomic DNA:
gggatttgacccgcgttgtttcatatggtatttagagcaggctctcgaaagcttgatttgtcaagttgccggaggtggggacacgaaggctggtggtattatcccacaatggcaagagtccggaggtggggacacgaagctacccggtattatcccacaatggctagagaggttcgatctgggcctgtgggctatccgtttcggcctgacgaggacatcaggaatttaagtggggaagtttgtaacaccccactcccacatcgaggagtgtgGAAACTTTAGTTcggtttataagcataagtactactactaattgcaccaacaaatcatgatcttttgggggcctgtggtgggcttgtggattacccaagttgttgcgaTTGGGCCAGTATATTTGGGCTTGTTTTCGGATTCGGAATTTGGGACTTGACtagattttcgaaaaagactcgggatttgacctgGGTTGTTTACcgtatttcaaaaaaattgttttctaaacaaaaatttcatacttgaatttttatttacaattatttatatatatatatatatataggggtgggttctggtacaaacttacaaacttacaaactttatgcgttcaacacatatataatttgagttcaacatttttttaacatattttgttgaacatcgactaaaattgtgttggagaagtacataaactaatttttcaatgtgagaactaagttaaacgtattatataactaatatttatgtttctagaccctacccaaaccccagagttatagtttaagcatctttatcgatatattcaacacaatgataattagtgttcaacacccaaTGTTAAActccagttacaaatgtgttgaatgcacgatttatttatgcattatttttaaaaattgtgattttttttaagaattttcaaTATGGATACTTTcgataactaaggattaacacgatgagagaataaaaaaaattcaaaaaaaagtttgtaagtttgtaactgagaaaagtttttatttgatcctatccgtatatatatataggcaaatgtTCAAATGCAAACAAGATTGAAATACAAACTACAAAATAATATGAGTCTTTGGATAATGGCCCCTTAGAAGTCATCACACACAATTAACATACACCCTGATCCCACACAATCCCTTCcgttttaatttgaattttcccgtCAACTGGTGAACTTAATTTGAAATCtgacttcactgtatttttaTTCATCTCCCAACGATCAATTTGCATAACATATATGCTATATTTCAATGTGATTTAGAGATTTTTTATTTCAGTCGTAGTTTTTATTCTAAGAAAGGTTTATAGTGGAGTAAGACCCTGTATGTACTATAGAGTTATATGGTCATGCACCTTAAGTTGTGTGGCCAAAATCAACTaggtcatctaatttggaatGGAGAGAGTGTGAGTTTCTTTTTCACGGTGCAAATCAAGCGGTATGTAGCCGGCTAGCGGTCTggataaataaaatatctagCAGCAACAAGCCAAGAACATGACAGTTTAGGATCATACCTTACAGGTTCTGCTTGCATGTCCGCTTCACTAGGCAGTTATTAACTCCTTGGCCAAAGTGATTCACCTTACAACTATCTGGATCTCTGCAAGCCAGATATCATATGATGCATGTAAAAAAGAAGGCCTTGGTAAACAAAAAGTTTTCTACGCTGCATAGAGAAGGAAAATAATTCAAATCGGTAACTTACTACAAGTTCATGATCCCGTTTAAGATAACCTGAGGTAACTTGCTTGCTGTCTGCTGGTTTAAGGTCCTATAAAATGGTGTGTTCCAGCAACAATCCAACTGCAATGGCATTATGGAACCGTCCAGCGAGATGAGTAGATTACTCTAATTTTGCTTTGCCAACCATCAGGCACTCTTTGTGTGAGGCCAAGATAACTGTGGGAACTGGCAAGATATGTACAAAGCCATTGAGGATGTAATATATTTGGTTACATTGGAAATTCTCATAATGGCCTTTTAATCCCCAGTTGGTTCTGCTAAGAAAACACACCATTCACGCTTCAAGTCTTCAACGGTGCATCTGACTTCTTGAAATGAGAACTAACTGATAATAATAAAGGTCCGAGAATCTTAAAGAGAAATACTGCATGCACGGTTAAACCAGAAAGGAGATGAGAACCATGATTTTCCACCAGGAGTTGAGAAGACATCATTGCCTGACATCAAGAACACAGGAGCAATAAGAACACATAAACATGTGCCTGATTTAAACACATCAAGGCGAGATGCAATTTATGCCTCATACTCTGACAGCTCACGTAACAGAGTACTCTGAAAGAGCATTGACAACACAAACACTCCTGATTCCCAAACACTcaacaattaaaaatatatcaaaaacttctatggaataaatattttagGTTCCAGGTTCTAGGCAGGCCATCAGAACCATTGTACGATGTTCACATTGTATTTCCAGGAGGTCGCCTGGGGGTGATGACAAattttaaagcaaagttgaaTAAAGCAATGACATCCCTTTTTGCAAGTCACATAAGCTTCATATCGAACCGTCATAAACAAGAAATCTCTCAACAAACAGATTCAGAAACTACACAACTTTAAAAGATTTAGCGgttttctatttttaattaattgatcaTGTATCAGCAAAGACAACTTATCAACTTGAGAGAATCATCCAAGAAACTTTGTCTATAAGCCATCGACATGGAGAGAGATTTACATTTAGAACTAAAATTTTGCTGGAAGAAGCCATCTGTAGGAGAAATATAGCTATGTACTAGAGCACAAACTTAATACCAGAAGAGATAGCCCTAAGGAAACCTAGTGAGGACATCACAAGAGAAAGATtcacaatttatatttttataccaaTTTGGCCAAATGCAGTACAAGAGTTAATTTTAAAGGACAGACTAAACTGGACTAAGGGAACAGTGAAGGTAATGGAAAAGCTGATAAATTAAGCTTCACAAGAAAGTAGGGAATCAGGCCATCAGATTGAACTTCTTCTGCCTCGCTGACAGGAGAGAAGACAGGGCAAGGAGAGTTCATGGTGCAACGCGGAATGAAATGCTCAAAGACAGCATATGAGATTTATGATTTATATTCATACCATAGTCATAATGGTATATCAGTcaaattttacacaattatttAATTACTCGTCTAATTGAAATCTCCCGATCACAAGCAACAAAATAAGGGATCGAAGTATCATGTCTGATTTATACAGGTAATGCAACTACACGAATGTTCGAATACTATATAGACAGGATGGTTGAAACTACTTTGTAAGCTGAGGAGAATTAATGCTTAGGAACTAATTCATTTTGAAAATGCAAGACTGGATAAAATGCAATCCTGTATAGACGACTAAATCTTGCATTttcaacacacacacaaaaaaaaagattttaattcAAAGAAATACAGCACCAAACCACCATTTATATTTAGTAACTGTACAAAATACATTAGACACGTCTAATCATCCAGAAACTAAGAGTCACTGAAAACAGCAGCATAGTAAACGCACCAAAGTCTTTTCAACTTTGCAACCAAAAAAGCTCTGATTTAACAGACTTGAATACTTTGTCCAGGTTCTGTTTTATTAAAATGACGAGATAAAGCAATTGATTATTTCTTTAATACATAAAAATACTTAATCGTGCGAAGTGGAAGCTCACTAAATACTAATATTCTATTGGTTTTGTTTATCAACATACATAGAACTCGAGAAAATTTCCCTAATTTTATATAAGGTACAAAAAGTGATACCTGAGTTTCACCCCATCGCTTTTCAACGTATTAAAACAAGCAGCAAAACTCTCTGTATCTGCATGTAATCAAGGAATAAAAAACCATTAGGAGATATCAAGAATAATACTTAAAAGAATACTTTGTGCAGACAATTTAATATAGATAGTAAACTAAGTAGGTTTATTGGGGCAAACAAAAAGgtccccccccccaaaaaaaaatacttacatCGCCAAATGGAGTTGAAGAATATCTGATACAACTAAAAATCAACTCATATGATACATAAACATCTTCAAACAAAGTGCTTTCACATTCCTTATTTTAAGAAAGAATTTCTGTGCAAGAATGTATAGCTGGACTCAAATAGCATATCCAAATCAAAGTAAGAGGCCCAGACTAACTTTCCTAACAACTTCCctaaaaaattattagtatGACAAACTAGAGAAGACCTAGGAAAAGAACCCTCCTATCATAGTCATGTTATCCTGATACTATGCACGCACTTGCAAATACTGCACCCCCAGCACAACAATTTTCTTAGTGAAGCATTCTCAGCTGGACTCGATAAGCAAGtctatatataatatgagaAATCCAGTCCACCTTTTTTCTgccttccaaaaaaaaaaaattaaaattaacgaACTCAGGGAGGCCTAGGAAAAAAACCCTGCTAAGTTTGTCATGTATTCCTGCTAGTATGCACACACTCACTAATACTTCAAATCCTGCACAGCGAACAAGACATGTAGAAACCCGTCAGAACATATACTCTAGATGGAAGAATACTGATACTAATCTGCCTGTGCTTTACAACTAGCAAGTAAGAGTAACCTGATTCTACCTCGTCTTTTTGCCTGTTACTTTATATCATCTCACCATCTTACACTTTTCTCTTGCAAACTAAACGGGTTTACAAGGAACTTCCATCACTTTACTTGACAAGCTACTTGAACAATATCATCCCCATTGCACTCGGGTATTCCAGGCCAATCGCTCTACACAACTAGGTGCTCGAATTGACTTCTATGGACCATTATCCGCAAGTTTATAATATCACAAGGATTCTTATTTTGTCACTAGAAAATAAAATCCACCATGGAGAAACTGTGTGTCTGCCACACAAAATCTCAAAATTTTCCTACAACTTCTTTACACGCACATCTTATATGATGCTACTCACAGTAACACATCGGGCAATCAAATAATATCAAAGCTATTATCTGCTTAGCAACTCCACAAGATGTACATCATCATCAACAGGGATAACGAGAAGCTTTCATTTAATAGATACCTGATCGAGGACAGCACATCTCCTTTATGTTTGCAAAACTACCCTTTCCATGGcatcatatatattatcaaacatTTCCTAAAAGTATGCAATGACAAAAATAGTGACACTACATTCTTCTGGCTCAAACGTATACCTCGCTAAGAAAAACTGTCTAAAAACTCCCCAGGGGACCGAGTTCCAAAAAGTCAAAAATATCCAACAgcagttatttattttaactttaaCTTGCAGTTATTACTAGTTTCCATTAAATTTCCTAAAAATTTAATGGAAACTAGTAATATTTACGTACATGGTCTTCATCTTGACATTTGGCTCCAACAGTCCAACCTCTGACAAATTCTATCTGCGCCTCTATCATTATCTTCCTctaaattgataaaaatataagCTTCTACAGATCATAGTTATTTTGTCATCAACTGGTCAAAGGTAGCCTAAACTCGTTGCTTAATAAGCATTGCCCTCCATATTCCATCTCCAGACTAGTATAGTCTTCATTCAGTTTCACTAGTTAGTCCAGGGTCAGTTGGTTTATAATTTGTGACAAACCATTATAAGCTAAACCAAGTTGATAgcctaacacacacacacacacacacacacacacacacacagagatcAGGAACGAATCTAATTCAAAAAGAACACAGACAAAAGACCAAATATAAATCTTATTTAAAATGTACAGAAACAAAAACTTATCACATTAGCATCATAAACCAAATAATTAGAAGTTACTAAATCCATATAACAAAGACAATATACTTGCCTATATGATGTTCAAATCAGAAGTCATGTCAGCCCTTCTTCAAAAGATAAGTCCTCCCTTCCCTCAACACTTTAAGCTTATAGCGTTCCGTAAAGAGGAAGTATGCAGCATCAGGATTCAGGACAGCCAGAAGAAGAAAATATCGCAGCAAGGTGCTGGACAACTTGACTACTGAGCTATCATTATTAATGGGCAAGAGACACGATAACAAGAGACGTCAGATACCTCGTCTAGATGGTTGTTTACAAATCATAACATTTCCTGAAGCAGTTTAGCTGCCAGCCTTGCATTCAAAATGTTCACTATGGGATGGCATCTCGATTGTCCTTGGAATGCTTGCAATTTAATAACCATATAATATTGCAGCTCTTCAAGAACTTATCTAACAAACTGTGCACAAGGCCATCTAAAAAGCACAGTAAATGCCTGAATCAAGTAAAACAGTCACTCATTTATGAGAGTCCAATCTTTAAAGAGCAACTTCCCATAGGCAATACACCTACAAATCCCACTAACTACACACAAGCTCTTTATCGTCACGAGCCACTCAGTACTCACACCAACCTAAACTGCTATTCAAACAAAAGGATTTTCCTACTGATATGCATCCACATAATCTACTTTTATACTTGAAATAATCTTTCACCATATCTTATTAGTATTTCATGCACCAGTATGCCCCGTCCTTTTCATGACTGGTTCTACAACTAAGAGTCTAGGTACAAGTGTCATAAAACAATCTCATTTCTACTTCTTTTATGAAGTTTCCAGGACTCCTACCCTTCGAATGCTGCTTCATACAAATAGCAGCTTTTACTCATTATCAACCATAAAGACAGCCAGTAACAGCTATTATGAATCTGAATAGGCTCGCTTAAAGTGGTTCACTGTGCAGAGAATGTGATGCTGATATATACCCATTCAAAGCCAGTAACAGCAGTAAAATTTCATCCAACATGTCGTTGATGTCTGGTCTTTTAAGGCCCTAAAGAATATGCAACTAAAACAAGGAATTTTATATTGTAACGTACCAAAACCTATTACAACTATTGTAACTTGATGGCTTGATAACGGACTGTTAAAAAAGTGAAATGCTTGTTACAATTACAGCTGGGTGAGCACTAACCTAATTTTTCTCTCTACCTTACAAGAACTTGCTAAAAAATTCTCAGGGCACCAAGCACTTCAATCTCCAGCAGTTTAGATCTAccatactaaaatatatatatatatatcgctGAAGTCCATATTGTTCCAAGCAtatgaatttttcaaatataaataaccaATATAACCTCCATATCTTGCTGTGCATGGACTTCATTTCTGCAACCAAGCAGTTGCTAAAAAATTCTCAGGGTGCCAAGCACTTCAACCTCCACCGGTTCAGATCTACTCTACTAAGATATATCTCTAAAGATACACTGAAGTCTCTATATTGTTCAAGCAgcattttctatatatataaccaataacCTCCATATCTTGATTGGCATGGACTTCAATTATGCTAGGTTCAATATTCTTCCAGTAAGCAAAGCTGCTCCATGGCTCACACATTGTGTGACGACTCAGTTAAACGGAAGTCTTCTCTCCACAGAGTATCAAGAAGATTCTTCTCAGCAAACCTTGTGCTTTCACAGGTGAAGAgataaatatatccaaataGCTTCAAGTCATCGACAATAAGTTCTACCAAAAAGATTTTAACTAATAACACGAACATTATAGTTCAACAGAAAAGGATATAAATCAGAAATTAACAAAGACACCTAGTGCAATTATAAGACAGCAGCAAGATGTTCATTTTATATGTTATACACATAGGTCTTAAAGGACGATAGGAAATATCCTTGAGGTCTAGTGACCCTAATAGATATATAGGTTGATTAAGATAAAAAGCAAAGTCAACACAGGTACTGCCGATAAAAGACAAACTTAAAGAAACCATACACTTAACATCCATTTTACACTGGACACCGAGCAAACAAATGATCCAAGATGCTCCATTTCTGCTATTAAAACATAGCTCAGATCTTTCAGCGACGGGTCATCCGGGGCTTCTCTACTCCTCCCCAAGCACCTGGACCCGACCCTGAACCGGAACCATATAGAAGGCCCTTATCAGCGGCACCCTAATGTGGCATAAGAATGTTGATTGGTTGGTCATTCATGCTTAATAGAAAAtgttagaataaaatattagcaATTTATTACTACATCTGTACCATGTGACTGCGGTAACTGTCACCAAAGGATGCATGGAAACCTCCTTCAGGAGTGTTGAGATTCATTCCATAGTTCCCACCtacaaaaaatagtagtaacATAACGTGAATAATCAATTTATCATAAACCTGAGACTTTAAGAGCTGTTTTAGTTGTGCCACATTCAACATTTGCCATCAGAATACACTTATTCAAGCATATTTGATTCATTGGTTTTTGGAAGACAGAATCAAACATAACAATGAGCTGAAAGATTTCTTCTAGTAACAGCATTCAATTAAACATGAAAGTACACAATTTGCCTCTCACTCCCTCTGCATAGGCAGCAACCAAAAGAAGTCTGGTGCCTCTTGTAAATCTCTTCTACGTGGAAAGCCAATTTCAGGGACCAGAGATAAATCACCGACATGTCACTTCGGATGTAAATGCATGATTTTAAGGATCATGCAGATACCAGGAAACCACAAGAATGGGGGTTGAGGCAGATGGAGGAAGGTCGAAACTTTACAAACTTTGATATTGTCCACAGAAGCAGTTCAAAAATGTTTCCAATTGAAAAGATCAGTGTCCAGATCAAACAGCAGTCCTTTAGTCACTAACTCTTAAAAATCggtttattttttttcacaCAATGAAATTTGTTCCTCTATTTCGACTACCTAGAGAATTCTGCATCATAGTATCTCTTCCAAAGTTCCGCAGATaaccaaaaataaattaaagaacTAGCTGTTATAGTATTTGAATACATATTTTAGCACCCATATAAACCCTGTGCATAGAATGACACAATATGTTTAAACTAAATATCATACTTAATTTTTAAGCCACCAGGTTAGGCAATAAGTAGTTGTCCTTACGAGCAAATACGGTATAATAAAAGTCttcaatatacaaaaatatggtaaataaaatatatttcttctCTGTGGGAGTTTATCATATAAACTCAATAACAAGTATGTTACAATCcactttagagcatctccaagggactAGAACCATTAGCTAAATTATCTACATGGCATCTAGTTGGCATCTAGTGGCACTAtttagatattatgtaaaaagttAAGCACTCCAACCATTAacccttagcaaaaaaatatagataactaaAAATGGGGTTGCTACATTTGTAAAACCTCTAaagatattatgtataattttagatgatataattatacataacaccATTGGAGTGAATCTAGGATCTTTTagctataattttagatgattattcaTACATCATATTATAGctaataaatatacataacacctttggagatgctcttacatgcctaataaataaaaaaagaccAAAAGGGTAATGACTTATAAGTTTATGACGAAGGAAAATTATAAGGCAGTTGAATGTGAGTGTGCATGTATATTACTTCCAATAAAACCTCTATAAATAATAGTTAATAAAACCTCTATGAAATAAAAGTCATGACACACAGGACAGGAAGCTTAGATACTTATTCCAGACTACTAATGTTTAAGGTGATTCGTGAAGCTATACATCTATACATAAGGTAGTTGGAAAATATGATTTACTCAAGGTCATACTTTAATATTCAAGCAAAGGGGAAAAAACTCTATAAAATGAACCGCTCTGCTTGTTAAAACTAGTGATGCCCGTACGTCATGACCGAAAGACTACATTTCACTTGTATGGATAACTCAAATAACTAAATCAAATAATACATACatccaaacaatatatataagagttGGCATAGACCATGTTATATGTACATTTCATAGTGATGACAACAGCGAATACAGCATATAAGTTGCATCAGACAGTTGAGAAAATATAAGGTGTACCTGTTGTACTAACAGACATCCTTTCTTTTGTCTGTAAGCCATTATAGCAGGAAAAAAAtgatttacataaaataaaattaccagCAGCCCACGGTCTGGCATCAGCATTTGCATGTTCAGCGCGAAGCTTTTCAACTTCACGTGCCATGGACAACAAGTTCTTCTCCATTGCTTGTCTCTGCTCCAACAGCTCCATGTTTGCCTTCTTTTCATAATCAAAAGCAGTTCTATAAAAGAGATATTGGTATAAGCAGTTTTAGAACTATATGAAGCAAAAGGACAGATCACTCGTAAGCAAGCATGTTCCCAACTATAGAGATTAGATTAGAACCAAATACTAACCTAGCACGCATAAGCTCCTGGTGCAGCCCATCAACCTCAGCCCTCAAAAGAGGAATCTGCTGGTTATCTGTTTGCAATTTTCCTAGTTCTTTTGTAAGGGTTTTCACTTGAATAGACAGATCCTGATTAACAGAGTCTAGCTTTTTAACTTCAGAACGGAGATGAACAGCCTCCTTTTTCAAAGGCTCAGCAGCACGAAGATCATCTTCTAGCTTTAAACCTCTCTCAATAAGCTCCCTTGAATGAAGGTCTTGTTCTGCACGAATATCATTGATGAGAAGATTCATGCGATGAAGTTCTTCTTTAGCAGCCCCTAAATCTCGCTGCATTGCTATTCTATCATCAACCAGCCTCCTATTTTCACCAAAAAGCCTCCGAATTTCAAGATGTTGCAATTCAAGCTCTTCTTCTAATAATGCAGGATGAGGTGGCATTGGTGGAGGCAAAGGGCCACGAACAACATGCCCTTCTGGAAGATATACGCGGCGGTTTTCATATGCCTCTCGAGGAATACGGTTTCTACCAGCCATTGCAAACCAATCTACTCATTGAGAAAAGAGTTGATGTTAAAAtctaaaagaaaaacataataCATCGAACTGAAAGACCATTAATTCATCGTCTTTGTCAGCATGTAGATTCCTTCGGATACCCTTCATATCTTTAATTAAAAAACTTCCCGTGTATGTGTAGAAAATGTCCTAGAGGATTATATTTGACGTACACAGTAATGACATCCTTCTGTGTTCTTATATGACCACAAGTTACACTATTCGGCACATGCATCACAAAAACATTACTAAAGCCTGATTATGGCATTTGTAACAGTCCTAATAACCGCCAAAAGATGCAACAGAATATTGAAAAACGGAAACCAAATGGTATCTTGAGCTACTTTGTAGCAAAATTATCTTTCAGCACATTTGTCAAAGTTTTAATTATTCGTACACTCCAACCTAAATATAGAATGATAATAAAGCAGAGTCTTGGAAGATTTTGAGTACATAAATCTCCTAATAATCAATCCAAAAGTCCAGGCATGTAAAAACTAtcatttataaaagatataCTGTACACATTAAGACAagagggtcgcgctcaagagggaaccaatgcttaaaatagaaacttagaaccactaaggttctgccgcggaatcctaaattttaaataaattttgaggaactaaatctaaatacatcttttttgcatcgttgtctgtgttaaaataatatcaaacatataataatacataaacacgacaTTTTTTGCTTGTGCAGTTCTGCTACAGAATCCTAATGAATATTAGAAATAAGGCTAAAGGTTCTAAGGGTGTCTAGGCTAAGGAATCTAAGTGGAACATGTGTCTTCGATTCTCCCGGGTCGAAAACAagtatatttatatgaaaatggaCACAAAGTCAGTAATATCATACAAACAAGTTTAGATCACatttaaataaataaccttAAATACATGATTCATAATATTCTATCCGTAAATTAAAACCCTGATTGGGGATCCCCAGTCGAAAACAAgtataatttatatgaaaacGGACACAAAATTAGTAAAATCATACCCACGAGTTTAAATcacatcaaaataaataacctaAAATACATGTATCAATTCATAATATTGTATCC
This region includes:
- the LOC108209314 gene encoding protein FLX-like 3 isoform X2; this translates as MAGRNRIPREAYENRRVYLPEGHVVRGPLPPPMPPHPALLEEELELQHLEIRRLFGENRRLVDDRIAMQRDLGAAKEELHRMNLLINDIRAEQDLHSRELIERGLKLEDDLRAAEPLKKEAVHLRSEVKKLDSVNQDLSIQVKTLTKELGKLQTDNQQIPLLRAEVDGLHQELMRARTAFDYEKKANMELLEQRQAMEKNLLSMAREVEKLRAEHANADARPWAAGGNYGMNLNTPEGGFHASFGDSYRSHMGAADKGLLYGSGSGSGPGAWGGVEKPRMTRR